The Hippoglossus hippoglossus isolate fHipHip1 chromosome 4, fHipHip1.pri, whole genome shotgun sequence DNA window aggggtgggataTGATCCAAGGAAGAATCCATTTAATTCTTGGAACAGATGAGGATAAACGGGGGGTTTACACATTATATTGTTGAATTGtatcaatattttaaataatgtattcTATTTGGAGTCCCAAAATTATCAAACAATTACTTAATACCCTAAATGTTCATTAAACATGAAATGTAGGTGTTGAATTCTAGCTCCTCTTGTAACAGGATGTAAGAAAAACGTAATTCCATGATGATAATCTGTCCAAATCTACTCAGTAATTACTCTCAACAGCTCACTTTTTCAAGCCTAAACACTTTGCACAAACTTTCCACTTTGCACTTTTTTTCAAACCGGATCTCTCTGCTTAAACCGGATCTCTCTGCTTAAAGAGTGGAGGAACATCCTGTACCGCAGAAAGTAAGTAATCTGGATCAAGCATTGATCTTCTGTCCTCCTTGTATGTTCATGCTCTAGCCACTAGATGGCCCCCACGGAGTACAAGCATAAGCtctcagagacagacacagacacacgcacacgcacacgcacacacacacacacacacacacacacacacagattccaGCCTCTCAGACGTGCAGACTGTCTGCGGGCCACAGCATCAGGGGCTCCTCTATTGTGAAGATTAGTAGAGAggtgaaatgtcaaaatataaaaatacaatggTACATTACAACGATAAGTAGGATCCTGACTTGATTCACTTATCACAACAGTAACAGCATTAATGTTGACTCGTAAAGTGTGAAAACACCGAGTAGGAATGCCAAGCAGAAAAGGAATATGTATATAGGAGTATACTGGAGTGTcgaaaataattataataaagtcacgttttttttcaaaaataatacagATTATAAACTTTAAACACATAGAACTTTCCCttacaatgttacaaagtgctccATCGGACAGATAAAATGAGAATGAGAAATTGAAAATTAACATCTGTCTAtttatctgtctatctatctatccatctatctatttgagaaatatgcatcccataaaGTGACCTTAAAAGTATGAAAGTTTGACCTTTTAACCTGCACTTCACTTCCTGAACATTATCATTAGTTTctaatggagagagagagagaaagagagagagagaaaactccTTCCATGTGCGTCTCTGTAACTCTACCATTCAGTGCggatgggaggagagagagtgagcgagagagagagacagtgggacggagagagagagagaggtaacctGCACCTGCACATGGAGgaagtctctctctcactctccatccctccttcccgTTCACTCCTAATAGGATAATTGATAGATAATCTAAACAGTCGATAATTGTGGACTCAGCGAGGTCGAAGTGAACCAATCATCAAAGGAGAAACTTTGATGATTGCTCTTCTCTGCGAGTCGGAGCAGAAAGTTGCAGCAGGACTCTGAGAGCATTCAGGAGATGCTCGGATGAGAAGAAGTGCGAGTTAAAAACCTAAAACACTTCTCTACCTTCACTTCAGGATCACAGTTTACAGGTAAGAgcttcatgcttttattttgaaaatattaaattgtcTTTTAGTTAACTTTGATCAGAATCCTAATTTCTTCTGTTGGCATGTGGTGGTGGATTTACCATCGCTATTTAAGTCACTAGGATTTGATTATATAATTGTATCAATCAGCTTTATAGGAGAACCTAgatttaaatatacttttttttaaactgatacATTTCACtgagatatttcattttcaacatttcttttcctAACCTAAGCTTTGGTCTGTTTAAAATACTGTCAAAACACTTACGAACAAAACGTAATAAGTCTAAGTGAATAATCTTAGTctgatgattttaaaatgatctatttaaatgaactgtgattttcaaaaatattttaaagatgaaaattCGCCTTTGGATGAGGCTTCCTCCATATTTCATTTCTATTTGCTGGTTGTAAAAAAGTGTGTTAATGGCAGGAGGTCCCGTCAGTGCAGGTATGGATCAGAAGGCGGTGTGTGCGGGATGTCACCGCATCATCACAGACAGGTTCCTGCTCAGAGTCACCGACGGCCTCTGGCACGAGGGCTGCGTGCGGTGCTCGGCGTGCGGGGACGCGCTCAACAACTCCTGCTTTCTGCGGGACCGCAAACTTTACTGCAAGCGGGACTATGCTGAGTGAGTACAACTCCTCCACTGCTGCGTGTCTGGTTCCTGATGTTAcagctgaaataataaaacactcaaacacacacatataactTTATTCCCcctgattggtcagtagttgGGCTGTTGAAAGGTTTAGCTAAAAATTAATTTTTAGACGTATATGGAGacaacaaatgacaaataaCCCCAAAATTAACAAAGTACAATTTGGGATGGTGGGGGTATGTTTAGAGACCTGGTCACTGGCCTGAATCCCTAAAACAACCCATGGCAGAGCATGCAGAGCAGAAACTTCATATCATTTCAACATAAACATCATTTCTGTTATGTGTCTAATCTAAGTTGTAAATTCAGACTAAGATTAAACGTGCAGgactaaatgaaaacaaacaaaaaaacactccaGAATGTAAGAATACATAAGATATAGACAcatattacttttttaaagtttgtatgATGGTGTAATGAGTCAGGATGAAAAGAGATTTTCCAGATCGCTCTTAACTGGTTTTACACCGAATGTGATTTCCCCCCTCAAATGTTCAATTTAATGCAATTCAATTTAggttaaaatatttaaatgttcttttcattGAATTAAgttaaaaatcttttttaataaatgatttaataacCTGGAGATGTCAGAGTAAAGTGCagtatatattcatttatttatcataattgttttgttaaatatatttcaattaaaatatatgtatacaaCATGCtaaatattttgaaatcaactgcattccttttttttatatatatttttgtcgTGTAGTCCATGTGTATATGTCGAAGTAAGGGTTTGCTCATGGGTTGCAAACTGCAAGTGGCGCAATTATGCTTTCTCCTGTAGAAAAGACCTTGATGTTGTTGGCCTATAGTCCAGAACATAGATGAAATTATACAATTtttaagattttttaaattttggttttcattgttatgttttaaaaaaaatgttggccCCTTGACAGAAAGTGATCATCTGATATTGAGGCAATTTTCTCAACAGAACCCTTGTCCACGTCTGACCTTGActaagaatgtgtgtgtgtgtttctgtgtgtgtccgtgtgtgtgtgtgagcaagagaaagagagagagagagttgggaAACAAGTAATCTCTTCAACTTAATGTAAGCCTATGTATTCCTGCTTGGTGTTCTTCTGTACAAATCGGTAGATTTTGTCGATCATggcaaaataaatgcattatatagtgtgtgtgtgttgtagttgtgtatCAGTCTGTGAGTGTATAAGGTGTAAGTTGACGTCCAGGGAACTTGGCACAGAGCGCTCAGAACAAGGTGACTGTAGGAGGAAGGGATGGCGAGGGAGCTGGAATGTGAGACCACTATTGCATactgtattcacacacacacacacacacacacacacacacacacacacacacacacacacacacacacacacacacacacacacaaaacaacatggtcacacctccacacacacacacacacacaacacacatacacatacagcaCACGACCAGGGGTAGAGCTCAACTGACACGTTgtcaaaatgtgttaaaatttCGAGGCCCGCTGGCGTGGCAACTGCAAGCTGGGGACAACATATGGTCTCGTAGACGAagcagcccccccaccccacccccaccaaaAACTCCCAGCATCACCCGTCGCCCGACTCCCTCACATCACCTAATCCCCCCATTCTTCTTCCTCCAAAAACATGCTCTCACCTAAACAAGAGCCAAGACCAAAACTGTACAAGCCGAACGGCGGCAGCTCCCATTATTTCGGGAACAATTTAGCGATGGTGGTTGTGCCAAAGCTTCAGGGATGCAATGAGAAACGTTACAGAACACTCACTGGTGCAACATACGCCCCGCCATCGTGTTCTTAGTCACTTAAAGTCACAGTGCTGTGGTGTTAGGAGCGCATGGGCCTTCTCAAGTGCAGCATTTGTCTGCGGAACAGTTCAAACGTGCCCTTATATCAACATTTTAACAGGGTTTAAAAGGAAATTTATGAAGCATTCATGAATTACCAGATGATTCCAAGTGTTTATAGTGTGATCAGTGGAGATAATAGGACTTGGCCAGAGCAGGACGGAGAGGTAATTAGGAGAGTATAACCATATGTCAGAAGGTCTGGTGCATCCCTACAAGAGGGACGGTGAGGATAGTGCAAACTTCTTTTTTGCGGGACAGTGCGCTCCATGAGCCCTGGCGCTATGTTCCGTGGCATCTGGAAAGCTCCGCTCGCAGCAGCCCCTGTGTCGAGCGACGGGACGATGCCCGGCCAACCATGAGATATCTGAACTGACCAATTAGCAGGAGGCCTGGTGCCAGAGCTTCCACCTCCGAGTTCTCCCACCTCCCTGTCAGGGACTGTGGCCCCCCTGGACAGCATGAGAGCACCTCCTCTGTCCATGATGAGTGGTTTTAAACTGTGACAGTGGGAATGATTGTTCCGTACTGGGACAACCACACTGTATCTTCTGAgtcctgctttgtttttcctctttgctcATGTGGTAAATCAGCGTCAGTCACATCATCAAGTCGATCGAAGCCAAAGACAAAAACTTACACGATTTGCTTCACTGCAAATTCTTCTGTTTGCTTGAATCAACTATATAACTAGTAACAAACAGTAACAACATTATTATTGAATCTTACGAttaatgtgtgcattgctgccAAATAATCATGCAGAGGgtttatattaaaaatgatCTTATTCAGAACATTTAGATTGTATCAAGTATGATTAACAATATCAAATAAACAACATCACcacccaaaaaaagaaaagaaaatgaaaattcacattTCGTtgacaacaaaaataattaaaagaaattaaaattaaagaaaaagtgtGTGATGTAATAACAAATGGGACTTTGCTCTctgaaactgtttttgtttgtatggtTTAGTCTTTTTCGACACATAGTCTTCAATGGATCCATGTTCATTAGATATCGGATCATTTATTAGCAACTCCGCAAATATGGTGCCTGTTAAACAAAACCACTATAAGATTCAATAATGTTGTCATTCGGTACAGGGGTATTAATGGAAACAGGTTGTAAGTGCAGGGTAGTCCTGTTCTTTTGACTGTAATTTTAGATGCTGTGTATCAATTACTGAATcaagaaaactttaaaatataacaatatggaaaatgtaatttggaGGAACTGAGTAAATTATTTCCTTGATAACAtcagaatgttttttaaaatcttaattaGATTAATAATTCACTCTTCATCAATTATATACATGGTCAACGCAACTCGGATTAACCCACAGTCCAACTGATACTGTTTATGTCATGAGCAGGATGAAGCTTTCAGAATCTCATTAAACCGCACTGGTGATATTCATGGGTTTGGTTTGAAGTGCTTTATCACTGGCATCTcagaaaataacttttctaAATGTGGTAACTCGTTCATatcttttaatgtttgaatgatttgattttctattttccatTATTAGTAAATTGCTAAATCTATCCATTAATATAACTTTTTTCATTATTCCTTATTTCAAATAATGGCATTTTGATTCTGTCATGATGTAGTGATTACAGTCCGTCAGTTCTTCTCCCCTGACGTCACTGTATTGTACGTTTAAATGGTTTGTCAGCCTGACCTGTAGCAGCCCACAGGACATTATACACTCAGCCTGTAATCTAATGACGCGTTATGCAAATTCCTGTCTGACAATGTGATGTTTAGGGTTGGTTAGATTTTCAGTAGGTTTAGATTCGGCTCCGCGGTTCAGTGGACAGGTTCAGATCAGAGCTGTGACTGACGGTGCACTTGACCCGCAGATCTGTATCTGATACACAGCCTCTGTTGGGGTGTATGCGGGTTCAGCAAAGGATCCAGGTTAACCTGATCCAGAAACAGGATCTGTCTCCCTGCTTGTCCGGCAGACCAGCAGTGTATGTTTGCCCGACTACGAAAGGTCAGCACTGAAGTCAAGACAGGAACAAtgagggaggaggtgtgtgtgtgtgtgtgtgtgtgtgtgtgtgtgtgtgtgtgtgtgtgtgtgtgtgtgtgtgtgtgtgtgtgtgtgtgtgtgtgtgtgtgtgtgtgtgtggatgtactCGTTTTTGTTACTTCTTTGGGACTTTTTCCATTATTAACATTGATCTTGTCAGGAACAGTacacctcatggggaccaaagcctggtcctaatgaagCAAAACATCATTTGTAAGGTCCTGGTTAAAGTTAGAGCTCAGATGGGAATTGTGCTTAAATTAAGATTAGAGAGATGTTTTTTGTTGGGCTGTCCAcgatgaatggaagtcaatgcaaagtcctacTAAGGATTGCTGCccaaaaaacaatgtgtgtgtgtgtgtttgtttgtgtgctccaggtattactcatgttgcgGGGACctgaatctgtttacacagtcccGTTATGGGGACCCGTCTAACAAAGAGCAAGTCTTTATAATGCaaatcattttaaagtgaagacatgttttcagtttaggTTTGGGTTTAGGTTTGGGTTTAGGTTTGGGTTTGGGTTAGGCAATTAACAGCTATGTTTAAGGTTACATTAAGTCTCCAGGgaatcaatgtaagtcaatgcaatgtcctctgaagtcattaaaacatgacagtgtgtgtgtgtgtgtgtgtgtgtgtgtgtgtgtgtgtgtgtgtgtgtgtgtgtgtgtgtacgtctgcTGAACACTTAACATGCTGCACATCTACTCTGAGTCGACTTCCCCGTGCTgtgtcagtgtggaggagtccAGGATTCTGCTGACTTATTGTGCTGTAATGATCTTGTCACTAATTGCCATGTCTAAATCCAGCGTGACTGAGTGTTCCCGCTCTCCTGGCGGGGCCCCCGGGTCAATCACGTCAGCGGAAACTCTGAAATATTAAACACCTTGAGCTGCTCCATAAGCATCGGAGGAATTCTACCTTTGCATTAACAACGCTTTAGAGTAGTGGGGATAATGAGATAAACTGGACGAGGCGTATAATGGAAAAGCAATTCTCGAAACATGAACAATCTCACAACATTAAGGCCCATATGTTCTTCATCGCTGACATCCAGCATCAGCATCATATTTAGACATTAAAGCAGGTGTGGCACTTTGCTGTATCATAGAGTGTTTTCTTCCTTTGAACATACTTCATTGCATCGTCTGTTGCCGCAGGAATGCACATACCACAGACGGTATGTTGGCCATATTAAAGTGCATACCATTGAGGCCGTGGGGCAGAAGACTCGGATGGGTCAAGCAGCCCGACTGACCCTCCTGAGCTTCTGGGAATGGGGGCTTTACCGTTTCCTTAGCGACCCCACAGCAACAGTAAGAGGTCCCAGAAATGTTTGGCTTTAGGATGTTGTTCCTCCACGGCTTCTGACAGGGACATCTCAACCTGGGTGTTTGCTTTATGTTTAGTCTGTTTATTCTAGTGTTGGTTtcttgtaaatattgttttgtatttacatttaagaAACCTCAGCAAACCCCTTTTgctttttctgtatatatttatactttatactatAATTATTCTTTGAATTTACTTTGTAACATTTTTAACAGCAACTTTTTTCTTAGAATTATCCCTCTGAGATGTGAGTAACAGGCCAAGACAATAGACAAAGACAACAATGAAATAACTGGTTAAAGtttctgtaaaaataaatagtgtAACTGCaggatgtttttcattatgGTTGTGTTTGATCATATCTGAAGTGGAACAAACAGTGGCCATTATCCTATGATTCCTAATGGGCCAATCTGACTTTTTAAGCTTTAAGCACTAACCAGCTCCAAGCTCCCTATTCTTATGtgaaagctaaaaaaaaaaaagctgtcacTTTCTCATGCGTCTGTGCTGACTGCTCTGGTGACCCAGTCAGGGCTGGAGACAAATGCCAAATCCAGAATGATGACGCATCATCCTGCATGACAGACGCAAAATGCCGAGGTGCCAGCCAGCGGACAATGGTCCTGCTGCTCAGGGGCTGgctctgtctttgtcctgcCCTGGTTAAGCAGACTTAGGGATAATTCTGCAGATAATTCTTGGGCCCGGCGGCTCAGCCTCTCCCACCGGGAGACCTGGTTCCCCCCCTCTGCCTGGAGCCATGGCCTGCCGAGAGCCTTTCTCCTGCCTCCCCAGGAGCGCAGCCTCGGACATGGCAGCCGGAGCCACGGCAACAGTCTCTGGGGCTATAAGCCCACCAGTGCCGGTTGCCAGGTGCTAAGATGCACACCCGCCATGCTTAGGGTATGTGTCTGAGTGGCCTgggcctgaggaggaggaggagaggggagaagtCAGACTGGCAGTTGTTTTGAGTGACACTTCGACTCAGCAACATTCCTCAAGTCAACCAAGCATTTTGTTTGTCTCATGGAGCCTCTTCTTACTGAGGTGCTCCTCAAGTGTCTCAGCTTTACCACATCTAAACAAAAGCATTACCCTCTGTTATTGACTGAACTCTCACAGTTCCTCTCTATTTCCCCCCCTTGCTACTCCcacaccctcctcttcctctccagtcTGTTTGCGGTGCGTTGTGGGGGCTGCTCCGAGGCCGTGTCTCCTACAGAGCTGGTGATGCGTGCAGGGGCCGCTGTGTTCCACCTGCGCTGCTTCACCTGCAGCGCTTGTTCCTGCCGCCTGCAGACCGGAGACCGCTGTGTCCTCAGGGAGGGACAGCTACTGTGTGCCAGAGAGGACTACCACCAGTGTCTGGCCAGTCCCACCTCCTCTGACACAGGTACACGCTCTGtatgtttacagtgtgtttgtttgttcatgtaCAAATCACTGGTTCACAGATTCAGTATACGCAATACTGAGTAGGCAAAGGGTTAGTGTTGTTGTTATATGACTGTTGGATAAATAACCCATTAAAAGTAACataaaaattatataaatgaaGCATATAGAATCTAGAAATACCCATTAATGATTTTTTAACGTGAGTTGTTCCTGTAACTCAGccagacaaaaaacattttaagtgaCAGAACTCCTTTACTCTTGATATGTATAACTAATGGTGTTTTCCATCTACTTATTAAGAATGCAATGAGTTGTTGATTCTAGATTTTTGAAGGgtattctgggaaatgtaggaaacCACAAACTAAAGCAGAGGTGGTGCAAATCAAAGGAAAGAGTGCAATTAAGGAATGAATCATCTCAGATTGAgaacagttttgtgtgtgtatctgtgaatAAACATCTTCTCGATCATGTGTGCCCACTACAGGTaaaagtgatgatgatgaagaagatgaggaggaggaggaggaggaggaggaggaggagaaagttaCCGGCAGACGAATCAGATCAGAAGACCTGGAAAGTAAACGTCCAAAAAGACCTCGCACTATTTTGACCACCCAACAAAGACGAACCTTTAAAGCCTCCTTCGAGGTCTCGTCCAAGCCCTGCAGAAAggtagtgtgtgttttttttgcatcagagatttttcacttttgttcGTGAACAAGAGTAGACAACAACACCTGATCCATGAACGTTGGTGGAAGGATCTGGTGTGGGTCAGAAAATAACCTCTTAAAAAGGTTTAATGgatcttcattaaaaaaaatctgacacattaagggaactgatatctgtgagagtgaaaatttggtgcagcttgattgaatgtaaggggactgctgggccttggcaaaggtatacatttgacattttatttaataagtATGGAACCTTTTTTTGAAAGTTAACAGgatgtgtcttttaaaaaataattaacagaaATAACATAAGTAAAAAATTTTAAATGATGAGGTGCACTCATTTTATTTGCAAGTAACAGCAGTAGA harbors:
- the lmx1a gene encoding LIM homeobox transcription factor 1-alpha; protein product: MDQKAVCAGCHRIITDRFLLRVTDGLWHEGCVRCSACGDALNNSCFLRDRKLYCKRDYADLFAVRCGGCSEAVSPTELVMRAGAAVFHLRCFTCSACSCRLQTGDRCVLREGQLLCAREDYHQCLASPTSSDTGKSDDDEEDEEEEEEEEEEEKVTGRRIRSEDLESKRPKRPRTILTTQQRRTFKASFEVSSKPCRKVRETLAAETGLSVRVVQVWFQNQRAKMKKLARRQQQQQEQQQTQEQHEHPSHHTAPPCGGLPSELERLGSSYSHSQQQQKQQQQQQMGFTTLEQQDYDMDPFRQGLTPPQMPGDHMHPYGFKGLYGEMDREPLCHMADRDCLSLGGSSLLTPIDCLYSMQDSYFTS